The genomic region GCTTTCCGGTTTCCACCGGTTTTCCTAAGCTTTTCGACAAAAAAAATCCGGGAAAAAATTGGTGAATAAACGTGTTTTATTTACTTCCGCAAGATATACGGTTTAGCTTTTGCGAgaagcacggttttgcttccacgagcgGCACAACCGTACCtctcaaaaatgaaaaaaaaaattcttCTGTGAGAGGCACGATTTTTCGCAAGAGGCgtgccgtgcctctcagaaacggaaaacaaacgtgttttctttttttttcttacgTGAGAGGCACGGTTTGACATCTGCGAGAGGTGCAGCCGTGTCTCTCGGAAACGGCTTTCCGAAAGGGAAAaacatggtttaagagataaaacatattttttttcaaaacagaCAAAAAACATTAAAACACACAGGTTGTGATAAGTGACACATACCACTTATCACAATCTAAAAAGGTGGGAGCGATCTTTGGAAGAATACTATTTAATTAATGATTTCGGGAAATTGCTTCAGTTCCAAGACAGGAGCCCATTCGGTGGTACACCTGTCTCGGCTGTAAAAAGTCCCTGCTCGAAAAAAAATCAACTGAACAAGAGAAGGGGAATAGCGCAGCTCAAAAACAAGAGAGAGTGAAGGGGAACAGcggagcgacggcggcggcggcggtgagctgcAGGCTGCGCGCTGGGGTGGAGGAAGGGCAGCAAGCTAACGCAGTCGACGGCCGGCGGTCGGGAGCAGCATCATCGTCGGGCAAAGGTATGGCCTTCTTCCTCGGCGTCTTTATCAGGCAAGCCCTTTGAATCCCGGTCGGATTCAGCCAGCCCAGGATGGCGTCTTTCTCAAGCAAATTCGCTCTTTTTTCTCTCATATAGTCAGATCTTGGCCAGTGCTCGCTCGCCATTCTAAAGATTGAGCTGTTTCGATTCGTTGCTACCCACGAGGCATGCCTTCGCCGCTGAGGAACATGCCGGCGGTGGCCGCCGCGGCGACGGAGTGCCGGCTCAGCGGAAAAGCGGTTGCCAGGCAAGGCATCATCGCCGGCAAAGATCACAAGTGCTTTGTGCGCCTGCACGGCGACCTGATCGTGAGCTACCGGATGCGCGCGGTGGGAGGGTCCAAGAGACCCAGGCTCCTGCACGAGGAGGCTCCCAAGAAATTCGACAAACTCTTTGAGCTCTTCAATGTTCAATCCGGAAGCCTTCTTCCAGAGCTACGTggcctgccgcgacgccatccacCAGATGCTCGCGCAGACGCCGCTCGTCAGCGAGTTCGACCTCGCCCCCGACAACTGGGACGACTTCCTGCCCCACGATCTGGCCACGCTCATCGTGGGCGTGGCTCGGCGCGACGCCGATGAACAGGGGGGCGTCGCCCTTCGCTACAACGTCCACGTGGACCTCACCATCTGGGTCAAGATCGTCTACAGCGAGCACAAGGCGCTGCTCCTTGCCTGTAACCAGCGTGCCGCGCTGACACGGTGCCTGTTCGCGGCGACGCCGACCGACTGCTGTGTGTGCATGGAGGATTTCGCGGCGGCGATAGACGGCGACACCACCGTGAGGCTGCCGTGCTCCCACGCCTTCCACCGCGCCTGCATTTTGCCGTGGTTTTACAAGGCGTCCACATGCCCAAAGTGTCGCCATGGCTTGTCCATGTACCTTGATGCCGCCACCGACACACCAATGGGGAACTTCCCCGGCCTCCCCAAACCTTCCtgatcgaccccccccccccccccccaatcccaaTGGGGGAGTTCCTTCCAAGGATCAACAATATATTATATTATAATCGTATTCCCGTTGTTCTATTCTGGTTGTATTCCTTGTGGTTGTGGGCATGTCCAAGGATGATCTTTCCTGCAGAGATTGTTAAAACAGTGTTGTAACAATGGTACATATGCGAAATGATTTCTAGTTCAGAGTAACAGCATCTGCATATCACATTGCCCATTTTATTGTTTGCTAGTTAGTGCCCTCAATGTGGAAGAAGGTTTAAAAATAAGGGCAACATCAATGTATATGCACTGCAGGTTGTGGTTCCAAATAATAATCTTGAAAAGGTTGGGTTTGTCTCTTCACCTTTTACATTTTGTTTGGCCATGAACTGAGCATGTCTACAACATCTTGCAGGGAAAAGGTGGAATCCCTTGAGGAAGCTGGAAGTTATTCTTTATGCCATCTGGGTGcttctagcggagtaaaaacaagaTTCTTTTCTCGTGCTTGTTTGTATTTGCTAACTCCCTGCTAAAATGAAGTTAAAAATGATTTCACAGACAGATAAGAACTACTATTTGTGAGCCATTATTAGCAGAATATAACAAATGGGATGGGACAAAATCAGCTCTCCTTCTCAGTCATGAATGTGCAAATGGATTATTTCCTCAGCCCACCCATTTTTAAATTCCTATATTTTGTTTCAATGATTTTCCTATATTATATCGCATCCCAGGAGAAAGGAGGCTGGATATTGTTTGTTGGTTGCTGCCTATGATTCTCAGGCAGCCTACTGAAAATGATGAAATAGATCTTCCTTACTAACAAGATGTGTTCCCGTTTATATAAATTTCTGTCTTTAGTTTATGCTTATTGAAGAtcgaagaaaataaatatagattATGGTTCATGTCCTTATTTCTCTAGTTCATGTAGATGATGTGCCCTTAGCTTGACGGGTGTTGAAGAGTTCCATATGTGCACTGGAGTAGACCCCCGCATTATGTCTCCCATTAAATCCTTAGCCTTCTGGTGGGCATTTTTGCCTTCTGGTCTTGGTTCCTTCACATAGTGCTTTGTGCTGTAAATGATAAACTAGACCATGatagcgcgcgttgccgcgcccgacCATTTTTATAATATAATAAATGAAGTTCCATAATACTTGATGATTGAATTGGAAAATAGTACTATGCAATAGTGACACAATTTTCCATCTCAATTTTGTATCCCAAAATCTAAAAAGTGGCCGCACACTAATTGACGAGAATGAGCGGCCGGGCTTCCTAGCCATTCATGAGTTGTTTTCTTTTGTCTGCTAGTGCATGTCGTTATCAGCATTTAGTGTGTTCACACTAGTTAGTCTGATTTGAAAGAAACAGCTTCACGTACAATTATTTTGGTTTTCCGAATTTTTAAAAAGCCATATCTTTCAAACCGCGCGTCGGAATTCAGATCCGTCTTCGCTGTTGAATTCTttgcgacgagatctttgaaactagatcccgcatgagtATGTTTCGACAAAAAAAATTTGATGCCAACTTTCGCGCTATATTGTGCAACTTCAGTACTGCTTTGTGCAACTTTAATACTGCATGGTGCAATTTTTTTCAAACCCAGTTTTTTGGAGCTGCATCCATAGTATTTGTAGTTGCACACATGGTAGTCCTAGTTGGCACATGCACGGCCACAGAGTTGCACAATCTGGTCCGCATAGTCGCATATGAATTGTCATAGCttataatgtagtctagttgcacacacattgatgtttagttggcatgtaacgtagtctagttgcacacacattgatgtttaattggcaggacactagttgcacacacatatgctcagttggttgtaatttagtctagttgcacacgtattgatgtttagttggcaggacattagttgcacacacatatgcgcaATTGACgtggcaatgtagtctagttgcacacaaattgatatttagttggcaggactagttacacatatatgctcagttggcgTGGCAATGTAGTCTGGTTGCACacgcattgatgtttagttggcagaactattggcacacacatatactcagttggcgcggcaatgtagTCCAGTTGCACCCATATTGATGTTTAGTTAGCAGAAGGACTATTGTCACGCGCATATGCTTAGTTGGCGCGACATGTactctagttgcacacatattgatatttagttggcagcAAGACTAGTTCGTCGAAACATCCCCATATGGGATCTACTTTTAAAGAGCACGTCGCGAGggttccaacggtgaaaacggatcttaattcCGAAGTGCGATCTAAAAGTtatgactttttaaaaatttgaaagTGCAAAATAAATACGTTCATATCTGTTCACATGTTTGCTTTTGTAGTACTTTTTTTAGTACGTGGTACCTTTTCTAATTATAGTTGTTTTATTAACTGGAAGGGACAAATTATTACCTTTTATGGATTAGGGACTAAAATTATCTGTTTTAGGCCGGCCGCTCGGGACGACTAGCGAGCAGCCGGCCGCTATCATTGGACATTGTGAGAACAAAAGAAGAGACACTACTTATCAGGTACATATTTATCTTTCCGGGTACTCCtttcgatccatattacttgtcttagatttgtctaaaatccgtcttagatttgtctagaataagtattctagacaaatctaagacaagtaatatggatcggagggagtgccATATTTTATCAACATGAACAACgggcaagaaaagaaagaaagaaattaaTGTATGTTCTCATAAGAGGCATGCAATATAATCCATGAACAATAAAAGTAGGTGTTAACTAAATCCATGCACACGGGAAATCAATATCTCAAGGGCGCAGCTAGCTCTCATCAAGATGAGGATTAACTAAATCTCATCTAACTCCTACACCATGTGAGAGTTAACAAATCAGATATATCAACCTCGCGTTCCAACTGGCAAACAAAAAATGGATAGAACATTATCACCTCGAGCTTATGCTCTTACATTTGATATGAGTTTGCACATAGGTAAGCAAAGCACAAAATAAGGGGTAATCTAATCAAAGTCCATCAGTTTGCTAGCAGAAAATAGAATATAGTGAAAGAGTTTTGCATCTTTCATTCGCATCACATCCAGATACATGCAATTTTGCAGCCACTGATATAAATAATCAAGACTTGTGGATTTGCGAAAAAGAAAGCTATAGAAGTAGATACCTCAAGGAAAGGAGATGGAGGTAGTTCAAGTTAAGTAGAAGGCTGCTGGATCTAGCCACGTGACTGACAATGCAGATCAATGGTAAGCGTCACAAAACTGAAATATGTCCATGCTTACACAAACCACCGTGAGGCTGCCGTGCTCCCACATCTTCCACCTCGGCTGCATTTTGCCATGGTTTTACAAGGCGTCCACGTGCCCAAAGTGTCGCCATGGCTCAGCCAAGTACCTTGTTGCCTCCACCGACACACCAATGGGGAAGTTCCCCGGCCTCCCCAAACCTTCCTGATCGgccgacaccccccccccccctcccccctcccccctgtgGGGGAGTTCCTTCCAAGGATCAACAATTATATATAATCATACTCCCGTTGTTCTACTCAATAGTTGCATTCCTTGTGGGCATATCCAAGGATGGTCTTTCCTGGAGAGATTGTTAAAGAAGTGTGGTAACAACGGTACATATGCAAAATGATTTTTATTTAGTTTGGAGTTGGAGTAACAGCATCTGCATATCACATTGCCCAGTTTATTGTTTGCTAGTGCCCTCAATGTGGAACAAAGTTTAAAAATAAGGGCAACATCAACAACGTATATGCACTGCAGGTTGTGGTTCCAAATAATGATCTTGAAAAGATTGGGTTTGTCCCTTCACTTGGTACATTTTGTTTGGCCATGAACTGAGCATCTCTACAACATCTTGCAGGGAAAAGGTCGAATCCCTTAAGGAAGCTGTAAGTAATTCTTTATGCCATCTGTGAGCTTCTAGTGGAGTAAAAACAATTTTCTTTTCTCGTGCTTGTTTGTATTGCTAACTTCCTTCTAACATGAAGTTAAAATGATTTCACAGACAGATATGAACTACTATTTGCGAGCCATTATTAGTATATAACAAATGAGATGGGACAAAATCAGCTCTCCTTCTCAGGCGTGAATGTGCAAATGGATTATTTCCTCAGCCCACCTATTTTTAAATTCCTATATTTTGTTTGAATGATTTTCCTATATTATATCCAATCCAAGGAGAAAGGAGGCTGAAAATGATGCAATAGATCTTCCTTACTAACAAAATGTGTTCCCGTTTATATAAATTTCTGTCTTTAGTTTCTGCTTATAGAAACTAAATATAAATTATGGTTTATGTGCTTATTTCTCTGATTCATGTAGATGATGTGTGCAGAACCATAGTATTCCAAAACCATAGTATTCCAAAACCTCAGTATTTTAATGTGTGGGCAATAAATACTTTAGTTTGTAAAAAACATAGTTTTTTCAGTTTTGGTAAAACTGTGGAGGTGTTTGGCAAACGAAACTACTCGGCGCACGACACTTCCTACCTGATTCTCGCACGACACATGATCCAGCAGCTGTGGTACACTTTATCTTATGCATGCACGGTTCGATCGATAGCACCGTCTGAAAATCGTGCGCCAAGTGTCGTCCGTATAGCGCTTTTTTTAGCAAATGGCAGTTTTATTAAGTTTCTCTGATTTTGACCAATTGTTCTGTCGTTGCATGGATAATCTTGACCATACCTAAAGTTGAACCTAATTCAGCTGCACTCACGGCCGGACCAATTGTTCTAACGGCCGCCGTATGCATGCTGGGCATGAGCACGTTCTCTAGCTACTAGATGCTAGTATACATTGTCGAGTTATCGCTTGTGATCCATCAAAGACGGAGCATTGTGACATGCACGGAAGGTGCAGCTCGCGCGACTCAGAGAGGCCAATGAGCCAGCGTTTCTCAGTTTTAAAAAAAGAGGTTCTGGCCTCTTCTTTAAATACAACAAGAATACCACAGTTTTAGAGATACTATGatttcttagggcatctccagccgcacccccaaGAAGGCCCCTCAGACGTCTTTTCGTCCGCCGGcgtcaaaaaatcggcccagtcgtgcccccaatagcccagttttcgccggcttgggccgaaattggcgccggcggacccaacccgaacccggcgcgctggaggTCGCTcaggggcgccgggcgaatcgtttttggcgcgaagagccatgggcccgccgcgtcagcgactctaccctcttctcgccccttcgtcgtcctcatcgcctcatttcccgcggcgaatcaatgccaaaactgccgcgcgctgccgcgccggtcagccttcaTTGATGCCTCACGAGCGGCGCAGTGAAGGCTGGGCGGCGCGTCCCTCGGCCGCCACGCAATCACGCCACGCGTAACGCGCCGGCCAAGCCTACCacgcggcgcctccgcctataaAAGCCGACTGCAAGCGCGCCGGAGAGGCTCACCCCGATCATCCACCGACGACGCGCTcatttctccccctttcctcctcTCGCCGTCACCAGTTGAGAaagcatggccgagcgcttcccaggcaacggcgcggcggcgaacaGATTCGGGCGCCATCATCTgcacgaggacgaggctcgcctccttttcgaggccgagtacccggtcccgccggacatgcgggtgcccggggcttggaggatcagcgccggcggcgtgccggtgccaccaccacccaccggggcgacgcggcgtgcggagatcgcacgcatccgcgcgTCCCTGCTGCGGGCGGCaagggaggggccacggtacgtccccgacagcccgctctgggagccctacttccgccgctgtcacgccgagcagctcgacgccaccaacggcgtcgtgccctccggcaggctcaactccgatggccggcgccggtggtggggcgtgcccggccgcacgctggaggtcgtcctcgagtacatcgagggcggcaacacgccgcgcctcgagtatcCCGCTCCCCCatccttctcacgccgccggggaagctcctggaggccgaggcgcatggagaccggggcgtcctcctcctcgtccggcggctctccctgcctccgcctccgccccgtcaagccggagccccaggacacgcctgtcagcgcgcATACCCGCAGCTCTGGCGCCCTCGTCGAGCCCAAGGTGGAGTCCAGCCTCCCCCaagagtacgaggagatagcccggcgcggcttctccgacgaggacgccatgcAGTGGTCTCGCGACGACTACGTGCGCgaggagatggtccggcagcgccgggccctggaggagatcgccgcccgcaaacgtgggcgcgaggacggGGACGGTGTCATCGTCCTcgatagcgacgacgacgacgcccccggaccgtccaacccgccgcgccagccgggggagggatgcagcagggacggcggaggcgtaggcgggggtggcgacgacgacgacgacgacggtgactacacgcggttctacagcctcctcggcatgtagaaccgcgtgggcgggcgacgaggcgggcggcgagggagacggcgggggtagcccgcggtagtttttttcttttttttataaaatatgtttaaatttgaacgaactcgcccGTGTTTACGTTGTGTTTGCGCCgaatttgaacattttaaaaacCCGTGGGGGGcagcgactggggggcatcacgcccccagtgcgcggtttagcgccggtgcgcccccagggaGCGATTTTTTGctcctcctggggggccaacggctggagatgcccttaagcGGCACTATTTTTTCTATCCAAACACCTCAAAGTATTTAATACTGTAGTTTCTTTAGAAACCACGGTATTCCTAGAAAACTTCAAAAATACTTTAGCTCCCAAATGCAGGGAAATGCAAAATGGTGCTCGAGCTCATCTGCTTCTGAAATCACAGGCACACAACTAACTTGAGATTGGTGATCTGCATTGTATTTGGCAGTGTATTCTGATTGTATTTTGATTTTTGGTGTCTGCCATGTGAAAGCATTAATAAAGTTGGAGCCCGCTGAGCACATGCATCATTTTAATGCTGCCTCGCCGCATTTATTAAAAATCTCAACCCCCACCGAACCTCACTGAACAAATGCATACTTTATGCAGGATGCATCTCTCCACACAGTTTGCCGTGGCGATTTTTTTGTTACCATTTGAATTGGGACATGAGTAGACCATATCATAATTAAGAGCGAAGAGTTTCGACATTACAATCTATTACTGATTTCAAGGAAAAACATGTTCATATTTTCTACTATGAGAGAGGCACAGATGCATAAGACGAAAGCATCATCAGAAGCACAATTGCAGAACTGAAACCAATAAACCATCACCAGGAGCACAATTGCAGAACTCCATGCGGTACTTGTTATGCGTTTTGTTGTCTACATCAAGCATTATAATCGTTGATGTTGAATAATGTACATGACTTGGATTGATGGCCGCATTAATTAAATGGATAGATGTTTAGTTTGCTCGCACTAAGCTCCTCAAATAAAGCTCTGATTCAGGTGGCGAGCTGTCCGAACGCCTCTGCAGCCTGCACCTAATCACAAAACTTGCTGGGCGAATGTATGACTTGCTCAGTGCCGCCCCCATAGGCTCCATATGTGCTTTATCAGTGTCTCTAGGTCGGTTCCATTGCATAGAGCAAATGAGCAATGGCCATGTCCTCCACCTCCTAGATTCCTAGATCCATGGCCGTGGTGATCAAAGAGCATATTAGAGGAAATGAAGGCAGTGGCACCCCAGATGACCGCTTTGTTCCAAATGAATTCTCCAGCTCATTGCACAACAACTTAAGCAGCAGACGCCATTAGTCTGCCCTGCCAAGACACGAGCGGAGACAAAATATCTACAGAACGATGTATGTCTGAGACGAGTTCTAAGCCAGACAACAGGAGGACGGCAAGTCATGGACTATTCAACGAAgcatcgtctgttcatgggcccaCCGTACAAAATAGGCACATACGGATGGACAAAGGATTACCCAATTTTCTAGCGAACCGTATTTGCAAGGAAAAAGGCCCCGGCACAGATCCCTACACAGCTTTCTTCGGTCCAGATTTCAGGAGCAGCTGGGCTCGGGAGCCAAAACGCTGGTTCCCCAAATGCACCCTTAGTTTGACGGGTGTTGAAGAGTTCCATCTGTGTGCTGGAGTAGATGTGTTCATTATGTCTTCCGGTATCCATCATCTAAATCCTTCAGGTGCGCATTTTTGCCTTCTGGTCTTGGTTTCTTCATATAGTGCTTTGTGCTGTAAATGATAAATTCGTAGCAGTTGGTTATTCTTTACATtttttaatttaattttctttGGCTTTTGCTTCAGTTATCAATCTTTTGGGTTATTTTAGTTTTCCCGTCAATTTATATTCATGTACATTTTTAAAAATCTTTGtgaagatttttttttaaaaattgaccaataattttgaaaaaatagaaaaagaagaaacatacaagaaataaataaaaaaactaaaaacacatgaagagaaaacagaaaaaaagaaacaaaaatgcaAATGAAATCCTTCTAGAACATTCTTAAAATCAAGAAAACCACTTGTGTCAGTTAGGCCAGCCCACCAACCCTCCTTTTTGCGATTGCACCACACTCCGTGGCAACAAGCAACAAAATAGGATGATGAAGTCCGTCGACCACGAGGAGGAGCAGGATGAATCATCCATCTCCTCTGGCTTGGATCTCCGAATGAACCCTAGTCCGCCTGCTAGGATAGGGGATGAAATTCGGTGACTAGCTCTTCTCCTCTGTGGAAGTATCtagcaatcaaacaatcaatcatgcTCTGTTATGAGGGTGGAATGCGTGACGGACAAGAGAGAGAAGATAGATTGGACTGGGGAACCGAATCCACAATCCCCCGGTTTGGACTGTAGGGGGGGCCAACAAACCTTGccacgaaaaataaaaataagtcaaATTCCCTCCTGCCAAAATTGCCAGCCAATTGCCATGCCACGCATCAATGTTGTAAACATTCTATGCCCCTATTATATTTCCGGGCACACACGTGACCCCGTTACTAGTACCTTTTTTCCTTTTACATTTTGTGTGAAAAGCAAAACTACaagaaaatgctagattttttGTGAAAAGAAAATGTTTTTAGATGGAAAAGAAAATGTTAATATTACTCCAGCTAAAAAGGGAAAAAAGACATCCTTGCCTCTGCAACAAATGGCCCTTGCATATGCCACTTACTCAAAAGGGAAAAGCATGTTGCTATATATAGATGAAACTATGGCACTAAAGTTGAATCCGATATGAGAACCTTCATTCTTCTCTTCTAGGTTGGTTATCATTCTCATTTTCAGGATACACCGACATGACACCCCTCAACAAGTTATCTGGAGTGCCTTGGTATCGGATCATTAAGCTGGTTGTGCTCCCTGCAAAAAAACTTATGTTGTTCTGATGTTTTGTTGACaaaaaaaataacaaaaccgaTGATCTCTACTGCAAAGGCAACCCCATTTGTAATTGTTTATGCTAAATACTCTACTATTAGAGGGGAAAATCATGACAcattgatgtatactacacaactttCTCCTTGAAATTTCGTGGGTATTCCGGCTAGAAAATTCGTAGGTATTCCGGCTAGAAATTTCGTGGGTATTCTGGCTAGAAATTTCTTCAGCATAACGCGTTGGCAAGAATTAATGTACCTCATGATGGTCAGCATCAAACGTGCCAACGCACCGTGCCATAGACAACTTTATTTGTTTCTCCTTGAACTCGGACACACATGCTTCAGATCGAAGGCAGAGCAAGTTTCCACCTTTATCAGCAGCGCTAGAGCCTGTCCTTAGTCAAGGGCGCGCCTCCGCCCACTTCGCTCTTGCATCTTCCAAAGCTTTCTTTCTTCCTGTCATCTAGCACCGGCTCCATCCATCTTGCCATCCCAAGTATCAAACAAGCAGCAGGGGTGTCAACATACAGATTGAAATTATAAATAGCAAATTCTtcaaagagaaagaataaaaagtgCACATGAAGCTTTAGTTCCCATGTAGGACAAGTACATATATAGGAAATACATGATTTCAGATTGTTAATGCAGTCCCTCGTCATAATTCCTACTAAATTTCAGTTTGGTGTTTGTGTGCTCTGGGTTCTGTAATTTTTTAGCACACCCATATGTATTAAGATCTTAATGAAGGCTGTCATGCTGCCACAAATAGGACGGAGATGTTTCTTTGTTTTACTGTATTTATTTAGGTATGTAGCTAACTCTTTGGGAGATGCATATGGCTATGAAGTTAGGAAAATCTATGAGATGATTCCCTGCTTATGAGGTGTCTGCATGGTATCTGATGGAGTTGCTAACTGAAGTATACCACATGGACTGAATTTCAGGCCGGCGTGGTGGTGGTTAATTAAATCTACATGATCTGAGTTGAGTTGGCATACATTCCATGTATCATATCTCTATCAGTGATTGAGCCTGGTTTGATTTTCCGAATGTTGAATTACAAGAGCAGGAACGGGCTGGACCTCGGAACATAAAAGCAGGGGCATGGTTGGAGTGTGGATTTTTAGAACATCTGCACCCGGGGCCTGCTATCCTGGCTGTCCAATATTGCTTTAAGATCCGTGCAACACAACTAACTTTGTCtatgaaattttctcttttttgtttctctcacatagaacatgtcttgaagttcaaacctttgcagcgtggcaaagctttctatctagaatctaggataaatctttcagaattttttgtcaaacataaatatacaaaatataATTTTTTAATCTAGAAAATCATAATTTGTATATTTATAtttgacaaaaaaatctgaaagatttatcctagattctagatagAAAACTCGGCTACGCAgcaaaggtttgaacttcaaaacatgttttatgcgagagaaacaaaaaagagaaatgtaTTTGCACGAATCGTGATGCGCAGAATGGATGGCTAGATAGGGAGGGCCTGGGTGCAGGTGTTCTATTTTATGTTTTCGGGCATGGGTGTGAGAAACTGAACCAAAACTGCACCTCCAGTTGTGCCGTTCTTCTTGCTCTCAAGAGTATAGGGATGATAGTTTGTGCTGTCATGAGAACAGCGTAGGGGGAGAATCTGTGGTGACAGGATGTTGATCGATTACGCGATAGGCGAGAACAGAAGCAAGGCTCGTAAAGTCGCTGTTGGGCATTGGTTGCTTGATTTTTGCGTGTGCTGCGTCAGCTTAAGTGCGAAACATAGAGAACCATCTGATCTAGCAGTAGGTTACTTGTTGGTTTTGTGGTTTACTCTTCACACATCTAGCTAAATATATTAGGCACTGGGGAggtgaaaaaaaaaggaaaacagaagcTCAAGGTCTTCACTTGTACCATGCACAGCAGCAGCTTACTCTGCTGGCATTCTACCAAGCAGATGAAGAAGGCTTGTTAAGCAATACTTACGGATGAATTTTTTTAGACGAAAAGAGAAGACTGAATGGTTCCTTGGCAATCTAAGAAAGTAAGGATCACTATATATGTTTGCCAGAGGGATGACACTAAAAAGATAACCAGAGAAATGCCAATGGAATGCTGCTTGTACTCGTTGAATAGTACATGTTATTAGAGAGCTAACTAGATTAGGTGTCATTCAGAATTCAATAAGATATACAGCCGGCGGCGGCCGGTGGCATCGGCGCGGCTGCCCGTAACTGCAATGGTGAGCGCTGCCAGGAGTGTGTGTGCAACTACGGAGATCCTAATGCCGCACGTCTCAACACTTTCTCGTACGTGGCCGCGGAGGTCACAACGAGAAACTGCAACACCGATGATCTGGATGCGGCCTTCGAGTCAGATGTGAAGCCAGCGCTGGCATGCGACTACGCCGGTGCTGCCGACAACGGCACAACTATGGTGAAGGATGGGTCAGCCTCGAGTGAGGTGGCCATGGAACAATGCACGGGCGTCTATGATCGCAGTACCAGAGGCGACCATGGACGAGGCAGATTTGGACGATGCTGCTTCGTTGTCGTGCG from Triticum aestivum cultivar Chinese Spring chromosome 4A, IWGSC CS RefSeq v2.1, whole genome shotgun sequence harbors:
- the LOC123084046 gene encoding E3 ubiquitin-protein ligase ZNRF4-like, with the protein product MFNPEAFFQSYVACRDAIHQMLAQTPLVSEFDLAPDNWDDFLPHDLATLIVGVARRDADEQGGVALRYNVHVDLTIWVKIVYSEHKALLLACNQRAALTRCLFAATPTDCCVCMEDFAAAIDGDTTVRLPCSHAFHRACILPWFYKASTCPKCRHGLSMYLDAATDTPMGNFPGLPKPS